A region of Ornithodoros turicata isolate Travis chromosome 5, ASM3712646v1, whole genome shotgun sequence DNA encodes the following proteins:
- the LOC135395245 gene encoding ras association domain-containing protein 10-like, giving the protein MTAEIPVWVGGVQKWVTGITKRTTCEDIVRAVLASSRSSRHKSSESSSRDPRNYALVERWPRGERPLDNQSRILKHWKSCGEEQSKVRFTLRKVSSTSSSSSSSSPTATSLESKTSDPRTSSKSRYYRHHRRKHSWTSSSSSSSPSRFKAIHPKKLLPTGRHAGDANDREIRDLIKTVICQGEKLDRQTGLLSKKDDEIEYYETLIHAMRVEEMGVNYLLDTYLEGSEEGCRTTAEAPKRESVQQTVQHYEKVLDICRKIVIEEEKIRDLSTQLRESVSIAEGRDRTTAEISSTQSEIQRLAAVNESQRETIDRNCRTILDCERILQEKGHCVRNMEEEMRILEDENVLLERDLSLLSQQQQWTDVVGECSGGDCSARCASDSYECNDSNSDTGISSLHSSSDDGVYVLDTLV; this is encoded by the coding sequence ATGACAGCCGAGATTCCAGTGTGGGTTGGAGGCGTCCAAAAATGGGTGACGGGTATAACCAAGAGAACGACATGCGAAGACATCGTGCGAGCAGTCCTGGCGTCATCCAGATCTTCCCGTCACAAGTCTTCTGAGTCTTCCAGTCGCGACCCCAGGAATTATGCGCTGGTCGAACGTTGGCCCAGAGGAGAGCGTCCTCTCGACAACCAGTCTCGAATACTCAAGCACTGGAAGTCCTGTGGCGAGGAACAATCGAAGGTCCGGTTCACACTCAGGAAAGTATCTTCAACATCTAGCTCGTCCTCTTCCTCATCACCAACAGCGACTTCACTAGAATCAAAGACGTCTGATCCGAGGACGTCTTCGAAAAGTCGTTACTACCGTCACCATCGGAGGAAACACTCGTGGACATCATCATCGTCTTCGTCATCCCCGTCCAGGTTCAAAGCGATTCACCCCAAAAAGCTTCTACCAACTGGAAGGCATGCAGGAGATGCTAACGACAGAGAAATCAGGGACCTCATTAAGACTGTTATCTGCCAAGGCGAGAAACTAGATCGACAGACCGGACTTCTGTCGAAGAAAGACGACGAGATCGAGTATTATGAAACCCTCATACACGCGATGAGGGTTGAAGAGATGGGAGTCAACTATCTTCTTGACACCTACTTGGAAGGAAGCGAAGAAGGTTGCAGAACTACAGCGGAAGCTCCAAAACGCGAAAGCGTTCAACAGACAGTGCAGCATTACGAAAAGGTCCTCGATATCTGTCGAAAGATAGTcatcgaagaagaaaaaatacgagaCCTGTCGACGCAGCTTCGAGAGAGTGTTTCGATCGCCGAGGGACGCGACAGAACGACCGCGGAAATCTCCAGCACGCAATCTGAAATACAAAGACTGGCTGCCGTGAACGAGTCACAGCGCGAGACAATAGACAGGAACTGTCGGACTATTTTAGACTGCGAGCGTATCCTCCAAGAGAAAGGACATTGCGTGAGGAACATGGAGGAAGAAATGAGAATACTTGAAGACGAGAATGTTCTTCTGGAGCGGGACTTAAGTCTGCTTTCTCAGCAGCAACAGTGGACAGATGTGGTGGGAGAGTGTTCCGGCGGGGATTGTTCAGCGCGATGCGCTAGTGACTCGTACGAGTGCAATGACTCCAACTCAGACACGGGTATCAGCTCCCTCCATAGTAGCAGTGACGACGGCGTCTATGTCCTCGATACTCTCGTGTGA